The genomic stretch AAACGTGAACCATCGGGTATCTTTAGCGATAATATATACTTAGAGAGTGGGTTCGAGATCGAACTCGCTGCTGCATCCCCAGCGAATCCGGGTGGCTGGCAACGAGCGGCGGTTGCTCGGTACGGGGCGCATATGTCCGCGCTTACGTTCGAGGTAAATGATCCGGACTCTCTGTATAAGCTATTGCGTAATAATGGGATAGCATGCAGGATACTCGGCAGGTCTTCTGCCGACACGAATGCTGCGGTCATGAGCTTTGCGCTGGACTCTTGTCACCCTCTCGATATCGTCTTTGAGCCAACTCACCGTCTCTCTCGTCGTGACGAGGCAACGAGGCATAAAAACGGTGTCTACCGGCTTGATTGGATTCTACTGTCATGTGGGGAGCGGATGAAACAGGTCATGGAGCGGATTCTCACGCTTACAGAGGCAAACAAGGCGCATCAGGGATGCTGCGATTACTGGCACATGGGCAGTGGCAACGACTTCACACTCACGCGGTTCGAGCCGATTCCGCTAAAGGTCGGCAACGACCCGTACTGGTTCTCGGTCGAAGTAGATAATTTCTATTGGGCGTATTGATTGTTCACATGTCTTGAAGTACTGGGGGTACTACCCTGAGGTCGGGTTGTAGTTATTTCCAGGTACCCTTCTCTTTGTCGAAGTTCTTGAACATCATCGATTCTACAGGCTTGACGGTGCGAGCGTTGTACTTGGCGCTCGACTTCGAATCGTATGGATTGATACACTCGCCCTGCACGACGAAATAGATCAACTGGCCGATCGGCATGCCGGCATAGATACGTACCGGCTGTTTCACCGAAATTTCAAGCGTCCAGGTATTGCAGAACCCGACGTCGCCTTTTCCGGCAGTCGCATGAATATCAATGCCAAGACGGCCGACGCTCGACTTGCCTTCGAGAAACGGGACATGCGCGTGCGTCTCGGTGTACTCTTCAGTTACTCCGAGATAGAGCGTGTCCGGCCGCAACACGTACCCCTCGGGTGGGATGGTAAAGTGTTCGATCTCGTTATGCTCGCGAGCATCAAGGACCGCCGTTTTGTACGTTGCGAGTGCTGCACCGAGATGGACGTCATAGCTGTTCGAACCGAGGTTATCACGGTTGTAGGGCTGTATCACAATGGTGCCGCGTTCGATCTCGCGGAGAATTTCGGCGTCAGTCAGAATCATAGATGTGGCTGCAAAAATACTTCGATTTAAACACACCAACAGCGAAACGAACGTATATGTCACCGAAGGAATGAGCACAGTGGCACAGACGATCGTTATCGGCAGCGGGATCGGCGGGTTGGCAACCGCGGCATTGCTGCAACACCGCAGACCGGACGAGCATGTCCTCGTTCTCGAAGCGCATACCGTTAGTGGCGGTTGCGCGTCGGCGTACGATAGGTATATACGAATCGATAAGAGCGAACAGAAGCTCCGCGTTCGGCTCGATGTCGGTGCAACTACGTTGAGCGGTCTCGGTGGTACTCGCCCCGTCCAACGACTCCTTGATGAACTCGGTCTTGCACTCGATGCAGTTCCGATGGATCCAGGCATTAGTATTATGCTTCAAAACGGTACGATTGTCCGCCGTCACGCCGATCCTGCCCGATGGTACGACGAATCCTCTCGTGTGTTCGGCGAGCGCAGCATCGGGTTCTGGAAGGAGATCGATGCGATTGCAGCACGGGCGTGGGAGGTGTCCTCACGGTATCCACGCTTTCCGTTTGCTTCCGCTACGGATATTATCGCGTCGGGCCTGCGATTTCGTCTCTCGGACCTACGACTCCTTCATTTCGCTCGTACGCCACTGGTGACGATACTCCGCAACCACGGCCTGGCAGAGGACGCGCGTTTTCGGGAATTCGTCGATCAGTTATTGATGATCTCCGTTCAATGCACAAGTAGCGAAGCAAGCACCCTCGTGGCCGCGCTCGGCCTCGAATACCCGGCGCATACATTCTATGTAAACGGCGGGTTATATGCATTCGCCGAACTGCTCGAACGATCGCTTGTCGATCGAGGAGGAGCAATCCAACATAAAACCAGAATAACGGCGATTGACTACGATCGATCTCGGAAGAGGTTCATAGTAACCGATTCGAAAGAGCGAAGGTATGAGTGCGATCGTCTTATCAGTAATGCAACGATCTGGAACACTGCTGAGCTACTTCGCACCGTGCCGCAATCGTTGAAGCAGCAGTTGCAGCGAGCCATATCCAAGCCCTACGGCGAGCACTGGGGGGCGATGATGATGACCGGGGTCATTGGGGATAGTATCGACGACGGCGGGTCGCTCTATCATCAGTATCATACATCGTTCGGCTCGCTCTTCATCTCGCTTTCGCACCGAGGCGATACGCTTCGCGCACCGCTCGGGTATCGTACCATCAGTGTTTCGTCGCACGAACCGAATGCCTCGCGCTGGCAAATGATGGATAACCAAACGTATGCACGCACACAACAAGAGGTGCTTAAACGATTTGATAGAGTGCTTCGTGAACGGTTACCCGGATACGCGGATGCAGAAAAACTACTGCTTGAAATGGGTACTCCAAAAACGTTTGAATTTTATACGCACCGCAAGCATGGCTGGGTTGGCGGGATCGCACACTCTGTGAAGAATTGGATGCCACGGTGGCAGCCGAATGTCACGGCGCTGGATGGGTTTTATCTTGTCGGTGATACCGTATTCCCGGGTCAAGGGACTCCGGCCGTTGTACAGAGTGCGATGAACCTCTGCGATCGCATTGCCTCGAGAAATTAATGTCCTACCAGGATCAATTTCTGAGTCGCACGGTACTCCAACGATTCGAGAACATAGTAATACTCGCCATTCGGCAGATCATTGAGTGATGCGCTCAGCGTATGCTTGCCGATCCCACGGTCCGCATCCAACAATGTTCGTATGTGTCGACCGAGTTGATCGTAGAGTTCTATACGCACTCTGGCCGCAAGCCCGAGTTCATACGGAATCGTTACGACTCTGCCGGCGGGGTTTGGAGTTGGTGTCGAGAGCGAATACGGTCCGACGAACACGATGCCGCCTCGGTAATTGCCGCAATCGGTCACGATGAACGAACCGGCAGATTCCGCGAGTGTCGCTGCATTGCGCGGGTTACTTGCCGTGACGACAAGCCCGGTGGAGTCGTGCGGTCCGAGCAGCGCTTCGGCGCGTACACGAAAGAGAGGGAGCGTAAGGTCGAGTGTATCGACGATTTTCGGTCCGCGGCCCGTGATCCGGATTGTATCCGTTGCTCGGCGCTCGAACGAAAGCGTCCAACCTACTGTGAGGTCCGTCGTATGAAGCGAGTCGCGGAAGTAAACCACTGTCGGGTCGTAGTTGATATCGACGGTGAATGTATCGATCGTTACCAGATCCAGATCAGTACCGCCAAGCGATACCGGCACATCGACGACGTCGCCGACACGTGCTCCGAGATGCGGGAGCGAGTAGGTAATCATCGGATACCCGAACGGAGCGAACACACCATTACCACGAAGGACGATGCGTGCTTGGCGCTCCGGCGCATCGGCAACGATTGTGAGTGTGTCGGTATAGGCGATATCGGTGCGAGGTTTGAAGCTCACAACGATCGATGTGTCGCTGTGCGGCTCAATAGGTCCGATCCGCAGCGAATCGGTCGTTGCGCCGAAGACGGGAAGAACATGCGTGCTGTTTGCGATCGTCAACGGGTATCCGCCGGTATTTGCAATTCGCAGTAAGCGCGTTGCAGGCGTTGACCGCAGTGCAACATCCCCGAAGTCGATCAGCGAATCGCTCACCGAAAGATGTGCTTCAACCCCGTCGCCGCTTACGCCGAGCGTGACATCATTCGATGTCGTCGTCGAAAGAACGATTGTCGTGCTATCGTGCGTCTCCGTTAACGGAGTATAGGTGATTGTGTAGTGAATCGTATCGAGCGAATCTCGGATCGTTCGAGAACCCGTGGGGTAGATGCTGAACACGCTCTGGGCACCTGCAAGGCTTACATTGGTAATATTCGTCGGTTTGTCGGCAGTGACATCGATCCCCAACGTTCGTTGGGTATGGACGCGTACCGGTCCAAAATCAATATCCGAAACAGAGAAAAGTGGCCCCGGACCGACGCCTCTTCCGCGCAAGGAGATCGTATCGTCGATATTATCATAGTGGATCGGTACGAGCACAGACTGCAAACCGAATGTGGTCGGGGTAAACTTCGTGGAGTCTGTCAGGATCAACGAAGCGGATGGAACATCGAGAACGCGAGGTTGTATATCGAAGGGCCCGATCGGTGGGGTAAACGATATGGTCGTACTTGTATCACCAATATTCTGCACCGCGAAAACCCGAGTGTGCGGTGAGCCGAGTGGGACGGACCCAAAATCGACGACATGGGCATATTGGAGCTTCGGGGCTCTTGCCTTGCCATGCAGACCGAGAATGACCCCATATCCCGCACTTCGGATGGTGTCGAAATATTCGGATGTCCCATTAGCCGTCGGCGAGAATGCGATGCACATTTCAAGCGGATGAGCACTGTCGATCGCTGTCGCCAACGAGATCGACGCATACGAGAACGGTGCGGGCAGCGGAGGGAACATCCCCGGCATTACAGGGATCGGTATGCAACTCGGATTGGTCAATGTGAGGCATAGTGTATCCGGGTATCCGACTTTGACTGTTCCGAAATCAAGCATAGAAGGAGTAGCAATGATCGTCGGTTTTGGTCCACCGCTTCCATGCAACGTATAATAGGCGGTATCGTTACACGGTCCGAAGATCACTTCGAGTATGCCTGCATACTCTAGTGTATCGTTCGGCAGAAAAGCAAGGGGGATATCACGCGACTCGCCACGCGCGAATGAAGTCGTGGGTATCGACACTACCCTGAATTGTGAGTCGCCGATCACCGCTGCACCGACGATCTGCACCGAACCATAACCGTGGTTGGTCAACGTAACGGAGGCATACGACGTGTCCGACGGGCATGTGCGACCGAACTCAATGAAGTTGCTGTCAGCGACGACAGTTGCATGTTCGCGAACCGCCTTTGCAACCAATGTTTTCACATAGCATCCATCCTCACTCAAGGTAATCTCGCCACGTTCTGCACTCAGTGTTGTCGGTGCGTAGCGGATCGTTAATGTCTTTTCTTCACCACTGGTCATTACAAATGGTAATGTCGGATCGACGAGCGTGAACGAACCCGAATGAGCGATTGTGGTATCGTTCACGAGTATGGTTCTGCCGGCAAGATTCCGAAGTCGGATGGTTCGGGTCTGCGGAACGAGATCGCATCCGCTGCCGAAGTCGATGACGCTGTCGGATACCGACATCTTGCCGACACCATAGATCGCACGGAAATTCAGCACCCGGTCACCACACGGATCAAGTCGCAGACGAGCAGTAAAGTCGTACTCTCCGGGCTTATTTGGCGCAAAGTGAAAGCGGAGACTTACTGAGTCGCCATCGACGAGGGTACGGGGCAACGGCGTTGACGCGGAAAGAAAAAGGACGCTGTCGAGAGAAAACGCAGGCGGATAGATCGTGACGGTACGGCCGCTTCGGTTATGCAGAACGATGGTCGTATCGCGGTCATAACAGCCCGCACCAAGATCGAATGAATCAGATACCGTTGCGAGATCCGGTTCCAGTACTGTCGCACCAATCGAAATGGATGTATCGAGCGGGCAATTCCTGCTATCTTGTAAATGAAGTGTCAGAGTGGCTTGATAGGAGCCACACTCAATCACATGGAACTGGATGACGATTCGCAGTATCGAATCGGGCCGGACCACAGCGAGCCCGTTTGTCGGTGTGATCAGCCGAAATCCGGACGCACCGAATAACTGCATTGCGGGACTAAAGATCAGATCTGTTGTACCCGTATTGTGCAACTGGATCGTGTCATAAAGGAAATACGGCGTCGGGGGATCGTGAACAATTGGGAAGAGAATGTTCGTCGGGAAGGTAAAACTCTGTGATACTCGTTCGCCGATGAATTGCATTGTCGTTTGTACCGGACACTCTTGGACAACTGCTCGCAGCGTTGCATTGATCATTGCCGGTGGTCCGGGATTGACACGAAACTTGATCTCTTGAGACGATCCACTATCGATCGTGAACGGCACGGACGGAGAAATGATCGTGATCGGTCCGCTGCCCGTAGTAAAACTCAGAGCGGTGATCGTGACTTTTTTCGTGCCTCGATTCTCCAAACGCGTTTGGCGCTCGATGGGCAGATTGCAATTGAGAAGTTTGTAGGGTTTATTCAGGTAGAAGATACTATCCTGAAAGCCGACAGCAATGACGTCTTTACGCAGCGATACAGGAATACGCACTTCACCGCCGCAGACAGTCGAGCTGACTACAACCAGCGTATCGACATAGAGGCCCGGTTTCGAGACGTTGGCTTGAATGATGATCAACGCGGTTTTTGTCGAATCGCCAGCCGGCAGTGGGAAGCCGGTCGTCGATGCAACGCTGAATACCTTGCCACTGAGAAATCCGATCAACCCGATCTCGATGCTCTCGTCTCCGCGGTTGTACACGCGTACGGTATCAGTTGTCGTCTCGCCACAGGCAAGCGTCGGAAATGTGAGCGACGACGTCCGCGAAGCGATCATATAGCCGTTCGGCGCAGAGCCTTGTATCGGTGCGGTACTGGTAGTCAGGAATGCACTTCCTGTATACGTTGCATTGTTGTCGTTGCCGCTAAAGTCGTGTATGTGTATTGCGCCAGGATCGTCGTCGAACTTAAAGTAGGTGACGAGTCCTGTCTCTGACCCACTGAGCGGTTGGGCCATCGATGCAGAGATCTGTCCGGCGGTGCGCGCCGTGTTCCAGATCCGCAGTTCGTCGATATCGCCGACAAAGCTCACCCCTCCGGCTGGGCTTCGTCCGATAAAGAGCGTATTGTACGAACCAGCGAGCGATGTGCCGCTTACCGGCGTGCCTGCGATCAAATTGCCATCGACATAGAGACAGATACTGTCGCCAGGAATGAACGTCACTGCATAATGATGCCATGAACCCGGGCTTGCAATGCTCGGGCCAAGCAACGTCACAATCCCATTGTTCAGCCGAAGCGTCGTGACGATGCGATTATTATCGCCGAAACGCAGACTAAATGCGCCGGTA from Bacteroidota bacterium encodes the following:
- a CDS encoding VOC family protein, producing MTEALFAQPAGSVGILPKKITILTGNLDSLVRSYTKKGFSVQIGKREPSGIFSDNIYLESGFEIELAAASPANPGGWQRAAVARYGAHMSALTFEVNDPDSLYKLLRNNGIACRILGRSSADTNAAVMSFALDSCHPLDIVFEPTHRLSRRDEATRHKNGVYRLDWILLSCGERMKQVMERILTLTEANKAHQGCCDYWHMGSGNDFTLTRFEPIPLKVGNDPYWFSVEVDNFYWAY
- a CDS encoding dCTP deaminase gives rise to the protein MILTDAEILREIERGTIVIQPYNRDNLGSNSYDVHLGAALATYKTAVLDAREHNEIEHFTIPPEGYVLRPDTLYLGVTEEYTETHAHVPFLEGKSSVGRLGIDIHATAGKGDVGFCNTWTLEISVKQPVRIYAGMPIGQLIYFVVQGECINPYDSKSSAKYNARTVKPVESMMFKNFDKEKGTWK
- a CDS encoding NAD(P)-binding protein, with the protein product MSTVAQTIVIGSGIGGLATAALLQHRRPDEHVLVLEAHTVSGGCASAYDRYIRIDKSEQKLRVRLDVGATTLSGLGGTRPVQRLLDELGLALDAVPMDPGISIMLQNGTIVRRHADPARWYDESSRVFGERSIGFWKEIDAIAARAWEVSSRYPRFPFASATDIIASGLRFRLSDLRLLHFARTPLVTILRNHGLAEDARFREFVDQLLMISVQCTSSEASTLVAALGLEYPAHTFYVNGGLYAFAELLERSLVDRGGAIQHKTRITAIDYDRSRKRFIVTDSKERRYECDRLISNATIWNTAELLRTVPQSLKQQLQRAISKPYGEHWGAMMMTGVIGDSIDDGGSLYHQYHTSFGSLFISLSHRGDTLRAPLGYRTISVSSHEPNASRWQMMDNQTYARTQQEVLKRFDRVLRERLPGYADAEKLLLEMGTPKTFEFYTHRKHGWVGGIAHSVKNWMPRWQPNVTALDGFYLVGDTVFPGQGTPAVVQSAMNLCDRIASRN
- a CDS encoding choice-of-anchor D domain-containing protein: MIRTRLKYRSALVVAFVLMSIAACAEPCHKNMLVIPDADSYVSVDLPKRMPTGALTLECWAFATGAVTSGSGLIEYGDAPDTGAFSLRFGDNNRIVTTLRLNNGIVTLLGPSIASPGSWHHYAVTFIPGDSICLYVDGNLIAGTPVSGTSLAGSYNTLFIGRSPAGGVSFVGDIDELRIWNTARTAGQISASMAQPLSGSETGLVTYFKFDDDPGAIHIHDFSGNDNNATYTGSAFLTTSTAPIQGSAPNGYMIASRTSSLTFPTLACGETTTDTVRVYNRGDESIEIGLIGFLSGKVFSVASTTGFPLPAGDSTKTALIIIQANVSKPGLYVDTLVVVSSTVCGGEVRIPVSLRKDVIAVGFQDSIFYLNKPYKLLNCNLPIERQTRLENRGTKKVTITALSFTTGSGPITIISPSVPFTIDSGSSQEIKFRVNPGPPAMINATLRAVVQECPVQTTMQFIGERVSQSFTFPTNILFPIVHDPPTPYFLYDTIQLHNTGTTDLIFSPAMQLFGASGFRLITPTNGLAVVRPDSILRIVIQFHVIECGSYQATLTLHLQDSRNCPLDTSISIGATVLEPDLATVSDSFDLGAGCYDRDTTIVLHNRSGRTVTIYPPAFSLDSVLFLSASTPLPRTLVDGDSVSLRFHFAPNKPGEYDFTARLRLDPCGDRVLNFRAIYGVGKMSVSDSVIDFGSGCDLVPQTRTIRLRNLAGRTILVNDTTIAHSGSFTLVDPTLPFVMTSGEEKTLTIRYAPTTLSAERGEITLSEDGCYVKTLVAKAVREHATVVADSNFIEFGRTCPSDTSYASVTLTNHGYGSVQIVGAAVIGDSQFRVVSIPTTSFARGESRDIPLAFLPNDTLEYAGILEVIFGPCNDTAYYTLHGSGGPKPTIIATPSMLDFGTVKVGYPDTLCLTLTNPSCIPIPVMPGMFPPLPAPFSYASISLATAIDSAHPLEMCIAFSPTANGTSEYFDTIRSAGYGVILGLHGKARAPKLQYAHVVDFGSVPLGSPHTRVFAVQNIGDTSTTISFTPPIGPFDIQPRVLDVPSASLILTDSTKFTPTTFGLQSVLVPIHYDNIDDTISLRGRGVGPGPLFSVSDIDFGPVRVHTQRTLGIDVTADKPTNITNVSLAGAQSVFSIYPTGSRTIRDSLDTIHYTITYTPLTETHDSTTIVLSTTTSNDVTLGVSGDGVEAHLSVSDSLIDFGDVALRSTPATRLLRIANTGGYPLTIANSTHVLPVFGATTDSLRIGPIEPHSDTSIVVSFKPRTDIAYTDTLTIVADAPERQARIVLRGNGVFAPFGYPMITYSLPHLGARVGDVVDVPVSLGGTDLDLVTIDTFTVDINYDPTVVYFRDSLHTTDLTVGWTLSFERRATDTIRITGRGPKIVDTLDLTLPLFRVRAEALLGPHDSTGLVVTASNPRNAATLAESAGSFIVTDCGNYRGGIVFVGPYSLSTPTPNPAGRVVTIPYELGLAARVRIELYDQLGRHIRTLLDADRGIGKHTLSASLNDLPNGEYYYVLESLEYRATQKLILVGH